One stretch of Manis pentadactyla isolate mManPen7 chromosome 10, mManPen7.hap1, whole genome shotgun sequence DNA includes these proteins:
- the LOC118913905 gene encoding olfactory receptor 6C2-like yields the protein MKNHSSITFILLGLTDEPRLHVFLLVFLFLTYIFTVAGNVLIILLTLLDPHLKTPMYFFLRNFSILEIILTTICVPRFLYSMTTGDRRVNYNACFIQLFFIILIGAAEFFLLTAMSYDRYVAICKPLHYTTIMSDRVCTILVLSCWLIGLIVILPPLSLGVQLDFCNSNLVDHFACDASPLLKIVCSDTQFVEQLALVMAVLTLIFTLVCVIVSYIYIIRTILRLPSAQQRQKAFSTCSSHMIVVSITYGSCIFIYMKPAKEGVDMNKVVSLLNTSVIPLMNPFIYTLRNKQVKQAFKDSLKKMAFLSKF from the coding sequence ATGAAAAATCATTCTTCAATAACATTCATCCTACTTGGATTAACAGATGAACCACGACTACAcgtttttcttttagtatttctgtttctcacctACATTTTCACTGTTGCTGGAAATGTCCTAATTATCCTCCTCACTCTGCTGGACCCTCATCTTAAaacacccatgtactttttccttcgTAATTTCTCCATCTTAGAAATAATACTCACAACTATCTGTGTTCCTCGATTCCTGTATAGCATGACAACTGGGGACAGAAGGGTTAACTATAATGCTTGCTTCAtccaattattttttatcatccTCATTGGGGcagcagaattttttctcctaactgccatgtcctatgaccgctacgtggccatctgcaagcccctgCACTACACCACCATCATGAGTGACAGGGTTTGCACCATTCTTGTCCTTTCGTGTTGGCTGATTGGGTTAATTGTCATACTCCCCCCGCTTAGCCTAGGAGTTCAGCTGGATTTCTGTAACTCCAATCTCGTTGACCATTTTGCCTGTGATGCATCTCCTCTTCTGAAGATTGTTTGCTCAGACACTCAATTTGTAGAGCAGCTTGCTCTCGTCATGGCTGTGCTGACCCTCATTTTTACATTAGTCTGTGTAATTGTGTCCTACATATATATTATTAGGACTATTTTAAGACTCCCTTCAGCTCAACAAAGACAAaaggctttctccacctgttcttcccacatgattgtagtttccatcacctatgggaGTTGCATCTTCATCTATATGAAACCAGCAAAGGAAGGCGTGGACATGAATAAAGTGGTGTCATTGCTGAACACATCAGTCATCCCTTTGATGAACCCTTTCATTTATACTCTGCGGAACAAGCAAGTCAAACAAGCCTTCAAGGACTCACTTAAAAAGATGGCATTTCTTTCAAAGTTTTAG